The following proteins are co-located in the Acidimicrobiales bacterium genome:
- a CDS encoding RsmD family RNA methyltransferase — translation MRVVGGVAGGRRLRAPAGRSVRPTGDRVREAVFNVLTSLGAVEGATVVDLFAGTGALGIEALSRGAAHVTFVDRDPAAAATIRDNLAAVGLADASWDVVRSDALAWLEHGRSGKSARAGGDSAFDLALCDPPYDFAAWDRLLRGLSADLAVLESSVPLEPPPGWVVRTTKRYGGTVVTLVQPLPHQVARKGAS, via the coding sequence ATGCGAGTGGTTGGTGGGGTCGCAGGAGGCCGCCGCCTACGGGCTCCCGCCGGCCGCTCCGTCCGGCCCACCGGCGACCGAGTCCGGGAGGCGGTCTTCAACGTGTTGACCAGCCTCGGGGCCGTGGAGGGGGCAACGGTGGTCGACCTGTTCGCGGGCACCGGCGCGCTCGGCATCGAAGCGCTTTCGCGGGGCGCGGCGCACGTGACGTTCGTCGACCGGGATCCGGCCGCCGCCGCGACCATCCGCGACAACCTGGCCGCGGTCGGGCTGGCCGACGCCTCGTGGGACGTGGTGCGGTCCGACGCGCTGGCGTGGCTGGAGCACGGCCGGTCCGGGAAATCGGCCCGAGCGGGCGGCGACTCTGCGTTCGACCTCGCTCTGTGCGACCCGCCGTACGACTTCGCGGCTTGGGATCGGCTCCTGCGGGGACTGTCCGCCGACCTGGCCGTGCTGGAGTCCTCGGTGCCGCTCGAGCCCCCGCCGGGCTGGGTGGTGCGGACTACCAAGCGCTACGGCGGTACGGTGGTGACCCTGGTCCAGCCGCTGCCGCATCAGGTCGCTCGGAAAGGTGCCTCGTGA
- the coaD gene encoding pantetheine-phosphate adenylyltransferase: MRIALFPGSFDPFHNGHLEVVESACRLFDEVIVAVLRNPQKGEPLFSLEERAEMLEESTTHLPRVRVVGMSTLVVNVAKEVGATAIVKGLRAVTDFENEMQMAQMNQQLSGIDTLFIPTASTHSFIASRLLREVARFGGDVSGLVPAPVAKRLQERFGP, translated from the coding sequence GTGAGGATCGCCCTGTTCCCCGGATCGTTCGACCCCTTCCACAACGGCCATCTCGAGGTCGTCGAGAGTGCCTGCCGGCTCTTCGACGAGGTGATCGTGGCCGTGCTCCGCAACCCTCAGAAGGGCGAGCCCCTGTTCAGCCTCGAGGAGCGCGCGGAGATGCTGGAGGAGTCGACCACGCACCTGCCGCGGGTGCGGGTCGTGGGGATGTCGACGCTGGTGGTCAACGTGGCCAAGGAGGTCGGGGCGACGGCCATCGTGAAGGGTCTGCGGGCCGTGACCGACTTCGAGAACGAGATGCAGATGGCCCAGATGAACCAGCAGCTGTCGGGGATCGACACCCTGTTCATCCCCACGGCGTCGACTCACTCGTTCATCGCCTCGAGGCTCCTGCGCGAGGTGGCGCGCTTCGGCGGCGACGTCAGCGGCCTCGTGCCCGCCCCCGTCGCCAAACGGCTCCAGGAGAGGTTCGGGCCGTGA
- a CDS encoding DUF177 domain-containing protein has translation MAQHPFVVNVATLRRQPGASRRERREGPIPELGITGSSVPEGAPVVVEVLLESVHGGIMATGSVSAPWTGECRRCLAVARGELRSAVRELFEPSGDPEQTYPLRGDQLDLEPLARDAVLLDLPQVPLCIEECLGLCPVCGINRNEASCSCQTETVDPRWAPLDALRGGELRR, from the coding sequence ATGGCGCAGCATCCCTTCGTCGTCAATGTGGCGACCCTTCGGCGCCAGCCTGGCGCCAGCCGGCGGGAGCGGCGTGAAGGGCCGATCCCGGAGCTGGGGATCACGGGCAGCTCGGTGCCCGAGGGGGCGCCGGTGGTCGTGGAGGTGCTGCTCGAGTCGGTGCACGGCGGGATCATGGCGACGGGCTCCGTGTCTGCTCCGTGGACCGGCGAGTGCCGTCGCTGCCTGGCCGTGGCCCGCGGCGAGCTCCGGAGCGCCGTCCGGGAGCTGTTCGAGCCCAGTGGAGACCCCGAGCAGACCTACCCGCTCCGTGGCGACCAGCTCGACCTGGAGCCGCTGGCGCGCGACGCTGTGCTGTTGGACCTGCCCCAGGTTCCCCTCTGCATCGAGGAGTGCCTCGGGTTGTGCCCGGTCTGCGGCATCAACCGCAACGAGGCGAGCTGCTCGTGCCAGACCGAGACGGTCGACCCTCGGTGGGCACCGCTCGACGCCCTGCGAGGCGGTGAGCTTCGCCGCTGA
- the rpmF gene encoding 50S ribosomal protein L32 gives MAVPKKKTSKAKTRSRRASSWVLRTPPRSVCPQCGRAKLPHVVCPNCGWYGGRQAVDVD, from the coding sequence ATGGCCGTCCCCAAGAAGAAGACCTCGAAGGCCAAGACCCGGAGCCGTCGGGCCTCGAGCTGGGTCCTCCGGACCCCGCCGCGCAGCGTGTGCCCACAGTGCGGTCGGGCGAAGCTGCCCCACGTGGTGTGCCCCAACTGCGGCTGGTACGGGGGCCGACAGGCCGTCGACGTCGACTGA
- the plsX gene encoding phosphate acyltransferase PlsX, whose protein sequence is MTSSASEASPAPMAEPAPAGRRAAGRKPASFAVAVDAMGGDRGPREIVAGARQAVDELDVPVLLVGRPEELGDTAGLEVVPASQVIGMHEDPGQGVRRKKDASLVRAAEAVRDGRAAAMVSAGNTGAAMAGALLRMGRLPGVARPAIATPLPVPGSTHTVLLDAGANPECTPEWLVQFAKMGSLFARQRYDLAEPRVGLLSNGEEESKGTALVKRTHALLSEGVGVRFVGNVEARELLSDAADVVVTDGFTGNIALKALEGGMRFFVSALTGVMTANEETKAAAKVLMPGLAPLMEEMDPESTGGAMLLGVDGVCIISHGSSSARAVVNAVRVAHDMVSRGLVDELRRAVAP, encoded by the coding sequence GTGACCAGCTCCGCTTCCGAGGCCTCCCCCGCCCCCATGGCCGAGCCCGCGCCCGCGGGCCGGAGGGCCGCGGGCCGAAAGCCCGCGAGCTTTGCCGTCGCCGTCGACGCCATGGGCGGCGACCGCGGCCCCAGGGAGATCGTCGCCGGTGCCCGTCAGGCGGTCGACGAGCTCGACGTCCCCGTGCTGCTGGTGGGCCGGCCCGAGGAGCTTGGCGACACGGCGGGCCTGGAGGTCGTGCCGGCGAGCCAGGTGATCGGGATGCACGAGGACCCTGGACAAGGGGTCCGGCGCAAGAAGGACGCCTCCCTCGTCCGGGCGGCCGAGGCCGTGCGGGACGGCCGGGCGGCGGCAATGGTCAGCGCCGGCAACACGGGCGCCGCCATGGCCGGCGCCCTGCTGCGCATGGGCCGGCTTCCAGGAGTCGCCCGGCCCGCCATCGCCACTCCGCTGCCCGTGCCCGGGTCCACCCACACGGTGCTGCTGGACGCCGGCGCCAACCCCGAGTGCACCCCCGAGTGGCTGGTGCAGTTCGCCAAGATGGGGTCGCTGTTCGCTCGACAGCGCTACGACCTGGCCGAGCCACGCGTTGGGCTGCTGTCCAACGGGGAGGAGGAGAGCAAGGGCACGGCCCTGGTCAAGCGCACCCACGCCCTGCTCTCGGAGGGGGTGGGCGTCCGCTTCGTCGGAAACGTGGAGGCCCGCGAGCTGCTGAGTGACGCCGCCGACGTGGTGGTGACCGACGGCTTCACGGGCAACATCGCCCTCAAGGCGCTCGAGGGCGGCATGAGGTTCTTCGTGAGCGCCCTCACTGGGGTCATGACCGCCAACGAGGAGACCAAAGCGGCGGCCAAGGTGCTGATGCCCGGCCTGGCTCCGCTCATGGAGGAGATGGACCCAGAGTCCACCGGCGGGGCCATGCTCCTCGGCGTGGACGGGGTCTGCATCATCAGCCACGGGTCCTCGTCAGCCCGGGCGGTGGTGAACGCCGTGCGGGTGGCCCACGACATGGTGTCCCGGGGCCTGGTCGACGAACTGCGGCGAGCCGTCGCGCCCTGA